A single Phoenix dactylifera cultivar Barhee BC4 chromosome 1, palm_55x_up_171113_PBpolish2nd_filt_p, whole genome shotgun sequence DNA region contains:
- the LOC103722433 gene encoding reticulon-like protein B11 isoform X2 translates to MAGGEDLDCPSALASAASSAGSPLSRLGSRRSVHRALGGGAVADVLLWRRRNAGILVAAGATAVWFLFERAGYSFLSLMANAFLLVVVILFFWAKSASLLNRPLPPLPNLEVSEKFVGKAADEGRVWINRVLAVGHDVAIRRDRKVFLQVTMVLWLVSYIGSLFNFLTLVYIGVLLSLTAPALYDKYQGHVDEKLGMAHKLLLKQYDNILSRGTRKPAKEKKTQ, encoded by the exons ATGGCTGGCGGAGAAGATCTCGACTGCCCCTCCGCGCTGGCGTCGGCGGCTTCGTCCGCCGGATCGCCGCTCTCTCGCCTCGGAAGTCGGCGGTCCGTCCACCGTGCCCTTGGCGGCGGCGCAG TTGCCGATGTGCTCCTTTGGAGGCGGAGGAACGCCGGGATTCTAGTCGCGGCAGGCGCCACCGCCGTCTGGTTCCTCTTCGAACGGGCTGGTTACAGCTTCCTCTCTCTAATGGCCAACGCATTCCTCCTTGTCGTCGTTATCCTCTTCTTCTGGGCCAAATCAgcctctcttctcaacag ACCTCTTCCGCCCCTTCCCAATCTTGAAGTTTCGGAGAAGTTCGTAGGGAAAGCTGCGGATGAAGGTCGGGTGTGGATCAATCGTGTTTTGGCTGTTGGACATGATGTTGCCATTAGGAGAGATAGGAAAGTGTTTCTTCAG GTTACAATGGTTTTGTGGCTTGTTTCATATATCGGGAGTTTGTTTAACTTCCTTACACTGGTTTACATTG GGGTGCTTCTGTCTCTCACTGCTCCTGCATTGTATGACAAGTACCAGGGCCATGTTGATGAAAAGCTTGGTATGGCACACAAATTACTCTTGAAGCAGTATGACAACATTCTAAGCAGGGGAACAAGAAAGCCAGCCAAAGAAAAGAAGACTCAGTAG
- the LOC103722433 gene encoding reticulon-like protein B11 isoform X1 gives MAGGEDLDCPSALASAASSAGSPLSRLGSRRSVHRALGGGAVADVLLWRRRNAGILVAAGATAVWFLFERAGYSFLSLMANAFLLVVVILFFWAKSASLLNRPLPPLPNLEVSEKFVGKAADEGRVWINRVLAVGHDVAIRRDRKVFLQVLFARFHALLSLRLCIFLLASDIILLSPFVLQVTMVLWLVSYIGSLFNFLTLVYIGVLLSLTAPALYDKYQGHVDEKLGMAHKLLLKQYDNILSRGTRKPAKEKKTQ, from the exons ATGGCTGGCGGAGAAGATCTCGACTGCCCCTCCGCGCTGGCGTCGGCGGCTTCGTCCGCCGGATCGCCGCTCTCTCGCCTCGGAAGTCGGCGGTCCGTCCACCGTGCCCTTGGCGGCGGCGCAG TTGCCGATGTGCTCCTTTGGAGGCGGAGGAACGCCGGGATTCTAGTCGCGGCAGGCGCCACCGCCGTCTGGTTCCTCTTCGAACGGGCTGGTTACAGCTTCCTCTCTCTAATGGCCAACGCATTCCTCCTTGTCGTCGTTATCCTCTTCTTCTGGGCCAAATCAgcctctcttctcaacag ACCTCTTCCGCCCCTTCCCAATCTTGAAGTTTCGGAGAAGTTCGTAGGGAAAGCTGCGGATGAAGGTCGGGTGTGGATCAATCGTGTTTTGGCTGTTGGACATGATGTTGCCATTAGGAGAGATAGGAAAGTGTTTCTTCAGGTACTCTTTGCCCGCTTTCATGCTTTGTTAAGTTTAAGATTGTGTATTTTCTTACTTGCGTCTGATATTATTCTTTTGTCCCCTTTTGTTCTACAGGTTACAATGGTTTTGTGGCTTGTTTCATATATCGGGAGTTTGTTTAACTTCCTTACACTGGTTTACATTG GGGTGCTTCTGTCTCTCACTGCTCCTGCATTGTATGACAAGTACCAGGGCCATGTTGATGAAAAGCTTGGTATGGCACACAAATTACTCTTGAAGCAGTATGACAACATTCTAAGCAGGGGAACAAGAAAGCCAGCCAAAGAAAAGAAGACTCAGTAG